TCCCCCGTGAGATAGCAGCATGGGAACGACGGTAGGGCGCACCACTGACAACGGCCTCCGGCCAGGCTTCCGACCTGGGGAGGGACCGCCTCCGATGCCGACTGTCAGTGGCATGGTGCACGGTGGAAACCACATCGGGTCGAACGATCTGGAGGGGGATCCATGACCGTGTCCGCAACCACCGAGGCCGTCGCGAACGAGGCTCTGCGACCGCATGCCGAGGACGCCTTCGCCGACGAGCTGAAGGCACTCGCCGCCGCCGACGACCGTCCGAGGCCCGCCCGTTGGCGGCTCTCGCCGTGGGCCGTGTCCACCTATCTCCTCGGCGGCATACTGCCCGACGGCACCGTGATCACGCCGAAGTACGTGGGTCCGCGCCGCCTCGTCGAAGTCGCCGTGACCACACTCGCCACCGACCGGGCGCTGCTGCTGCTCGGCGTGCCCGGCACCGCGAAGACCTGGGTCTCCGAGCACCTCGCCGCCGCCGTGAGCGGCGACTCGACCCTGCTCGTCCAGGGCACGGCGGGCACTCCCGAGGAAGCCGTCCGCTACGGCTGGAACTACGCGCAGCTGCTCGCGCACGGCCCCAGCCGTGACGCGCTGGTCCCCAGCCCCGTCATGCGGGCCATGTCCGAGGGCATGACCGCCCGGGTCGAGGAGCTGACCCGTATCCCCGCCGATGTGCAGGACGCGCTCATCACGATCCTGTCCGAGAAGACGCTCCCGGTGCCGGAGTTGGGGCAGGAGGTCCAGGCCGTCCGCGGCTTCAACCTCATCGCCACGGCCAACGACCGCGACCGCGGGGTCAACGAACTCTCCAGCGCGCTGCGCCGCCGCTTCAACACCGTCGTCCTCCCGCTTCCGGCCACCCCCGAGGACGAGGTGGACATCGTGTCCCGTCGCGTCGACCAGATCGGGAGCTCACTCGATCTGCCCGCCGCCCCGGACGGCCTCGCGGAGATCCGCCGCGTGGTCACCGTCTTCCGCGAACTGCGCAACGGCATCACCACCGACGGCCGCACCAAACTCAAGTCGCCGTCCGGCACGCTCTCCACGGCGGAGGCCATCTCCGTGGTGACCAACGGACTTGCGCTCGCCGCCCACTTCGGGGACGGCATCCTTCGCCCGGGCGACGTGGCGGCCGGAATCCTCGGCGCGGTCGTCCGTGACCCGGCGGCCGACCGGGTGGTCTGGCAGGAGTATCTGGAGACGGTCGTCCGGGAGCGGGACGGCTGGAAGGACTTCTACCGCGCCTGCCGTGAGGTCTCGGCATGACGGGGACCACCGCGTCCACCGGGCCGCTGCTGCTGGGAGTGCGCCACCACGGCCCGGGGTCCGCCCGCGCCGTACTGGCCGCGCTGGAGGCCGCCCGCCCGCGGGTCGTTCTCATCGAGGGCCCGCCCGAGGGCGACGCACTGCTGCCGCTCGCGGCCGACGAGCAGATGAAGCCGCCGGTCGCGCTGCTCGCCCACGCCGTGGACGACCCGGGACGGGCCGCGTTCTGGCCGATGGCCGAGTTCTCGCCCGAGTGGGTGGCGATCCGCTGGGCCCTCGCGCACGACGTCCCCGCGCGCTTCATCGACCTCCCCGCCACGCACTCCCTGGCCCTCACGGAGGCCGGGGCGGCCGAGGAACCGCCGGCCTCGCCGGCCGTCGACCCGATCGGCGTGCTCGCCGAGACCGCGGGCTACGACGACCCGGAGCGCTGGTGGGAAGACGTCGTCGAGCACCGCTCCCCCGACGGCGGGGCGGGCGACCCGCTGGCACCCTTCGCCGTCCTCGCCGAGGCGATGACGGCCCTGCGCGAGGTGTACGGGGACGGCGGCCACCCGAGGGACGCGGTCCGCGAGGCGTACATGCGCATCCAACTGCGGGCGGCGCGCAAGGAGTTCGGCGACGAGATCGCCGTCGTCTGCGGCGCCTGGCATGTCCCCGCTCTCGCCGCGAGGACGACGCTCGCCGCCGACAAGGCCCTCCTCAAGGGCGTCCCGAAGGTCAGGACCGAGCTGACCTGGGTGCCCTGGACGCACCGCAGGCTCGGCCGGCACAGCGGGTACGGGGCGGGGGTCGACTCACCCGGCTGGTACGGGCACCTCTTCGGCGCCCCCGACCGCCCGGTCGAACGGTGGATGACGAAGGTCGCCGGACTCCTGCGCGACGAGGACCGGTTCATCTCCTCCGCCCATGTCATCGAAGCCGTGCGGCTCGCCGGCGCCCTCGCGGCCGTGCGGGGCCGCCCGCTCCCCGGACTGACCGAGACCACCGACGCGATCCGCGCCGTGATGTGCGAGGGCTCCGACGTGCCCCTGGCGCTCGTGCGCGACCGGCTCGTCGTCGGCGAGACGCTCGGTGAGGTGCCGGACGGAGCTCCCGCCGTGCCCCTCCAGCGTGATCTGAACCGGCAGCAGCGCACACTCCGGCTGAAGCCCGAGGCGGGCGAGCGGGAGCTGGAGCTCGACCTCCGCAAGGACACCGACGCGGCCCGCAGCAGACTCCTGCACCGGCTCCGCCTCCTCGACGTCGGCTGGGGCGACCGCG
The Streptomyces sp. NBC_00234 DNA segment above includes these coding regions:
- a CDS encoding ATP-binding protein; amino-acid sequence: MTVSATTEAVANEALRPHAEDAFADELKALAAADDRPRPARWRLSPWAVSTYLLGGILPDGTVITPKYVGPRRLVEVAVTTLATDRALLLLGVPGTAKTWVSEHLAAAVSGDSTLLVQGTAGTPEEAVRYGWNYAQLLAHGPSRDALVPSPVMRAMSEGMTARVEELTRIPADVQDALITILSEKTLPVPELGQEVQAVRGFNLIATANDRDRGVNELSSALRRRFNTVVLPLPATPEDEVDIVSRRVDQIGSSLDLPAAPDGLAEIRRVVTVFRELRNGITTDGRTKLKSPSGTLSTAEAISVVTNGLALAAHFGDGILRPGDVAAGILGAVVRDPAADRVVWQEYLETVVRERDGWKDFYRACREVSA
- a CDS encoding DUF5682 family protein, producing the protein MTGTTASTGPLLLGVRHHGPGSARAVLAALEAARPRVVLIEGPPEGDALLPLAADEQMKPPVALLAHAVDDPGRAAFWPMAEFSPEWVAIRWALAHDVPARFIDLPATHSLALTEAGAAEEPPASPAVDPIGVLAETAGYDDPERWWEDVVEHRSPDGGAGDPLAPFAVLAEAMTALREVYGDGGHPRDAVREAYMRIQLRAARKEFGDEIAVVCGAWHVPALAARTTLAADKALLKGVPKVRTELTWVPWTHRRLGRHSGYGAGVDSPGWYGHLFGAPDRPVERWMTKVAGLLRDEDRFISSAHVIEAVRLAGALAAVRGRPLPGLTETTDAIRAVMCEGSDVPLALVRDRLVVGETLGEVPDGAPAVPLQRDLNRQQRTLRLKPEAGERELELDLRKDTDAARSRLLHRLRLLDVGWGDRAAGRGSTGTFRETWRLRWEPELHVRVAEAGVWGTTVLAAATAKAESEAVSATALADVTALAERCLLAELAEALPVVMNALADRAALDAGVGHLAEALPALARSLRYGDVRATDTASLGAVAVGLAERICVGLPPACTGLDADGAAELRRRVDGVHTAIGLLAGAVPADGLRERWAAVLRKLAARDTVAGVIRGRATRLLLDEGQLTQDEAARLMGLALSPGTPPADAAAWIEGFVGGAGGGGMLLVHDERLLSLIDTWLTGVRASAFTDVLPLLRRTFSAYEPGVRRTLGELVRRGPAPGGPQHGSAEASPSGFGPGLDEARADAVVPVLRLLLGLDPGPAPRNDHTEQPLGATA